One Tunturibacter gelidoferens genomic region harbors:
- a CDS encoding FtsB family cell division protein, translating to MARLKTTGTSAKRSSAIVRLYERGRVGWRKVATGAAAVLAVAMGYHVIFGQNGLTVYQQKRNDAQSLDGQLRTLQRENDLLKGHVGRLQSDPNAIEHQAREELHYTRPGEVIVYMPAPAGSGPAGVAKQ from the coding sequence ATGGCTCGTTTAAAGACAACAGGCACGAGTGCGAAGCGGTCGAGTGCAATCGTCCGTTTGTATGAGCGGGGCCGTGTCGGTTGGAGGAAGGTCGCTACGGGCGCGGCTGCAGTGCTCGCGGTGGCGATGGGTTACCACGTTATCTTTGGGCAGAATGGGCTGACGGTTTATCAGCAGAAACGCAATGATGCGCAGAGCCTGGACGGCCAGCTGCGTACTCTACAACGGGAGAATGACCTGTTGAAGGGGCACGTCGGCAGGCTGCAGAGTGATCCGAACGCGATTGAACATCAAGCGCGCGAAGAGCTGCATTACACGCGACCGGGTGAGGTGATCGTGTATATGCCCGCTCCGGCTGGATCGGGCCCTGCCGGTGTTGCGAAGCAGTAG